Part of the Bacillus cabrialesii genome is shown below.
AATTTTTCGATATCCGATCCTTGGACAGTATATCCATTATCATGAAGTATTTGGGCAAGCGGACTCATACCGGTCCCTTTTATTCCAACAAAATGATAAACAGTCATAATTGTACCTCCAACAAACGTCTATCTGTTCCCCAGTATATGACGCTCATTTCAATTTGCGACCGCGGCGGCTGAAAAGCCGTCCTAAGCGGCGTATTTTATATGTTTTGTTATGTTCAGTATCCGGTTATTTCTTTCTGGTTAAACCTAGATATCAAGATTTCTCTATGCTCAATCTGCTGTAAAGCGGCATAGCTGTTAAATGCTCTAAACACTATCATACCATGTTTGGTGTGAAAATGAACCTATATTATTCGTTTATTAAATCACTTGCTGTGATCAGCACCTCACGAGGCTTGCTTCCTTTTGCCTCAGAGATCATGCCTTCCGCTTCCATCATATCGATCAGCCTCGCCGCGCGATTGTATCCGATTCTGAATCTTCTTTGCAGGCTTGAAGTGCTCGCGCTGTTTTGCTCAACAACAAACTCACACGCTTCGTAAAACAGTTCATCCTCTTCTTTCAGGGCTGATCCTTGTCTTACAAGCTCTTCTTGTTCAAATAAATAGGTTGGCGGCATTTGGTTTCTGACGTGGGAAACGACACGGTCGATTTCACGGTCCGACACAAAGTTACCTTGAAGACGGACTGGTTTTCCCGAGCCGTTTTCTAAAAAGAGCATGTCCCCTTTCCCGAGAAGCTTTTCCGCACCGGCTATGTCTATGATCGTCCGGGAATCAACCTGGCTTGAAACAGAAAATGCGATTCTCGTCGGGATATTCGCCTTAATCAGGCCGGTAATAACATCGACTGACGGCCGCTGAGTTGCGACAAGCAGATGGATTCCGCAAGCTCTGGCTTTTTGGGCGATCCGCGCAATGCTCTCTTCCACATCGTTTGGGGCAACCATCATCAAATCAGCAAGCTCATCGATAACCACCACTAAATACGGCAGCTTTTCGCCAGTTTGGTGATCAGCCGTTAATTGGTTAAAGCGGTCAATGTCGCGGACGCCTGAATGGGCAAACAGCTCATAGCGGCGCTCCATTTCCTCAACCACCCACTTTAAAGCAGCCGTAGCCGCTTTGGCGTCGGTAATGACCGGGCTGACGAGATGAGGAATTTTATTGTAAGGGGCCAGCTCTACCATTTTCGGATCAATCAAAAGCACCTTTACTTCACTCGGATCGGCTTTATAAAGCAGACTGACCAATATTGTATTGATACAAACGCTTTTTCCCGATCCCGTAGCGCCGGCAATCAAGCCATGCGGCATTTTCTTTAAGTCTATAACGACAGGGTTTCCCGAGATATCCAATCCCAGCGCAGCCGTGAGAGGTGACTTGCTTGTCCTAAAGGCTGAGCTGCGAATCATCTGGCGCAAGTCAACCACCTTGCTCGCGCGGTTCGGCACTTCTATTCCGATTGTGTTTTTCCCCGGAATCGGCGCTTCAATCCGAATATCTCTTGCAGACAGGCTGAGCTTAATATCATCAGACAAGTTGGTGATTTTATTCACCTTTACGCCCGGTTCAGGATGCACTTCGAATCTTGTGACAGAAGGCCCCTGGGTCACATGGACCACATTGGCGCGGACATTGAAATTTTTCAGGGTCAAATCAAGAAGCTGACGCTGGTCTTCGATCCAGCCAGTATCGTCTTGAACTTGTGCTGGCGGGACATCAAGCAGTGCGACATTCGGAAACACATAGCTGCCGCGGCGTTCCTCTGCTTTTTGCTGTTTATGCGTATCTCTTTTCAGCATCATGACGTTAAAAGGAACGGACGGACCTTTTTGAGGAGATGCGCTCTGTTCAGTTCGTTTCTCCTGCATGACAGGCCTTTTTTGCGGCTCCTCTATAGCTGCATATGTTTCGTTTTCATGAATGTCCTGCCGGTTTTCATGGGCTTCAGAAAACGGTCTGGAAACCTGTTCCAAGCGATCATCTTGCTCCAGCTCTGCATGCCCATCTGGCTGAACGTCTATCTTCGTGTCTTCAGCTTCTCCCGGGAGGTCGGCCTGATTGTTTATTATGCTGTCTGATGGTTCATCTGATTCTTTGGCCTCAGTTTCTGCTTGAACCAGAGCCTCAGATGCTGATTGCTCGTGATCTGTAAATAAGGAAGGCACTTCCTGTTGAATTTCCATTTGTTCTTCTTGAACAGACGGGGTCTCAGCAGCTTCTGCCGCGATTGCGTGATGATTGTTTACTATGGTGTCGAATGGCTCTTCTGATTTTTCCGCCTCAGATACTGCCACTCTCAGAGACTCTGGTGCTGTTTGCTCTTCATCATGTTCAGCGCGGAAGACAGGCTCTGCTGCTTTCTCTGGCTGTTGCTCCCTTTGTTCTTCTTGAATTTCAGCAACTGCAGGCATAGTGTCTTCATGGCTTATCTCACTGCCTGAACGGTCTTTTTGTGCGTCAGCTACTGTATCTGTCAGTGTCTCATGTGCTGTTTGCTCTTCATTTGGTTCAGCAGAAAAGAAAGACGTCTCTTTTTCCGGCAGCTGAATGCCCGTGCCTGACAGCTCTTCTGCTGGGCGCTGTGCCAGCGCTTCTTCACGCCCTGTAGCCGTTTCGTTAAAATCGCGAGAAGGCTGTTCTTCAAATTGGGTATTCGGGAAGAAAGGCTCTTCTTTTACGTGCTGCTTCGGTCTGTCTGGAGCAGGATAGCCGCGCTCACGTTCGATCTCTTCTGACAGCAGTGTTACCTTCTCTTTTTCAAATTTGTCCGGTGCCTTCAAAGTTTCAGAAGACTGTTTCGGCACATCCTTTTTGACGGATGGCTTTTGATTGAATCCATATATTGGCGAAGGGATATTTGTCGGTTTAAACGGTTTCTTCGCCGGCTCTGATGTTTGATATGTATGCTGCTCTTTTTCATTTTTCGGATGTTCTCTGTATGGTGCGGCGCTTGGACGAGGCGCGGATTTCGGTTCGTCCGAAGGTGCGCGGCGCCTTCTTAAGTCTTGATTTTGGTATCCGTCAGGCACGACTGGAAAACGGAACTTGCCTTTTGGATATTCATAATATATTTTAGGATCTTCCAATCTTTTTAATTGTCCTTCAGGATGATGTTGATGTACTTCTTGCTGCTGCGGAATTTGAGCGGGTTTCGGTTTTGTCTCCCGTTCATTATCCTCTTCACTCTCGCCTAAAAACAAATCAAAAAATTTATGAAGCCAACTCATAATTTATCTCTAACTCCCTTATAGTTTTCTGGGACGGTTTTTAGTATACCACTGCTGGTCGGCCCAGAAAAGATTAAGCTATCAGCAAAACAAAGCCGCTAAACAGGGGCTTAGCGGCTTTTCACATGATTCGTTTTTTTTGGCGGCTTTATGGGAGTCTAAAACTGAAATGCGTCTCCCGCCTCATAATCTCCTTCTAACACAAGGATTCCTTTTTCAGCAGGGGCATCCGGCAAAGCAAGCTCTTTCGCTGAGCAGATCATTCCGCTAGACGGAACGCCGCGAAGCTCTGCATCCTTAATGACAAGTCCGCTTGGCATCACGGCGCCGACTTTGGCAACGACAACTTTTTGTCCTTGATCAACGTTTGGCGCGCCGCAGACGATCTGAAGCGTTTCTTCTCCTACATTGACTTTACATACGCTTAATTTATCCGCATTCGGATGTTTTTCTTTTGATTCCACGTATCCCACAACAAACTTCGGAGATAAATCAACGACCAATGTCTCTTCTACGCCGTTTCTGCTTAAAGTCTCATTCACATCTTGCACGAATGTTTCTGAAAGCGACACAGGGCCGTTTTCATCGAGAGTCAAGTAAGAAGACGCGTTAAAAATATTGAAGCCCGTTGTTTCCTTTGTTTCGTTATGAAAAATTTTGACGACGTCGCCGTGTTTTTCATAGCCTATTTGTTCGCGTGTCACATCTTGAAGAGAGATCAGGAGCGTGTCTCCCACACCTTCTTTATTATAAAAAGCGTTCATAAGTAAAAATCCTTTCTAATCCTTTTTCGGACGGCTTTTCGCCAGGATAAACACCGGCTCCAGCTTTCCTTCATTGTACAAAAATGAAAGGGCGGTAATCGGAACGGTGCCGCCTGCAAAAAAGCTCATCGACATTTGTCCTAAAATATCATACCCTGATTCATTCCGGATGTCAGCAAGAATCAGAACGTCCTGATGCGGAACGGAGATCGCCAGCTCCCCTTCTGCACGCTGCTTGTACTCATTTAAAATCGCTTCGTTCAGAATCCGGCTGGCGTCGTAACCGTCGTTTGCCCTGAAGAAATAAAAGAAATTGCCGGCAACCGTGTCCTCTTTGACAACCGTCGGCAGGGAACGGAGATTAAATGCAGCCGTCTCTCTGATCCGCTCTTTTGTCCAGTTTTCTTTCTCAAGCATGCGCTGATCAATTAAACGGTAGGTTTTCCCGAGATCAAGCGCGTAATAAATTCTTGTCTCTGCGGTATGATCGTCATAAATGAGCGGAATATCTTCGCTGGACTTATCCGGGAAAGAGGTCGAGCGGATAACCGGATAAATGCGGCTTTCTTTTCCGGTCATTTCCTGGGCGTTCCCTTCCATTGCCGTCATCGCTTCGGAGACATAGTACACAATCTCATCAATAGCTTCATCTTTTTTCAGTTCCCATTTTGCAATAATCGGCGGGAGGTCGAGTGTAATTCCTTTTTTGGTCGTTTGATCCTCAACACGGAGGGTGTC
Proteins encoded:
- a CDS encoding DUF1444 domain-containing protein, with the protein product MKMTSRKLSDILKQRLQHENRSFLFDREKDTLRVEDQTTKKGITLDLPPIIAKWELKKDEAIDEIVYYVSEAMTAMEGNAQEMTGKESRIYPVIRSTSFPDKSSEDIPLIYDDHTAETRIYYALDLGKTYRLIDQRMLEKENWTKERIRETAAFNLRSLPTVVKEDTVAGNFFYFFRANDGYDASRILNEAILNEYKQRAEGELAISVPHQDVLILADIRNESGYDILGQMSMSFFAGGTVPITALSFLYNEGKLEPVFILAKSRPKKD
- the ytpR gene encoding YtpR family tRNA-binding protein gives rise to the protein MNAFYNKEGVGDTLLISLQDVTREQIGYEKHGDVVKIFHNETKETTGFNIFNASSYLTLDENGPVSLSETFVQDVNETLSRNGVEETLVVDLSPKFVVGYVESKEKHPNADKLSVCKVNVGEETLQIVCGAPNVDQGQKVVVAKVGAVMPSGLVIKDAELRGVPSSGMICSAKELALPDAPAEKGILVLEGDYEAGDAFQF
- a CDS encoding DNA translocase FtsK, translating into MSWLHKFFDLFLGESEEDNERETKPKPAQIPQQQEVHQHHPEGQLKRLEDPKIYYEYPKGKFRFPVVPDGYQNQDLRRRRAPSDEPKSAPRPSAAPYREHPKNEKEQHTYQTSEPAKKPFKPTNIPSPIYGFNQKPSVKKDVPKQSSETLKAPDKFEKEKVTLLSEEIERERGYPAPDRPKQHVKEEPFFPNTQFEEQPSRDFNETATGREEALAQRPAEELSGTGIQLPEKETSFFSAEPNEEQTAHETLTDTVADAQKDRSGSEISHEDTMPAVAEIQEEQREQQPEKAAEPVFRAEHDEEQTAPESLRVAVSEAEKSEEPFDTIVNNHHAIAAEAAETPSVQEEQMEIQQEVPSLFTDHEQSASEALVQAETEAKESDEPSDSIINNQADLPGEAEDTKIDVQPDGHAELEQDDRLEQVSRPFSEAHENRQDIHENETYAAIEEPQKRPVMQEKRTEQSASPQKGPSVPFNVMMLKRDTHKQQKAEERRGSYVFPNVALLDVPPAQVQDDTGWIEDQRQLLDLTLKNFNVRANVVHVTQGPSVTRFEVHPEPGVKVNKITNLSDDIKLSLSARDIRIEAPIPGKNTIGIEVPNRASKVVDLRQMIRSSAFRTSKSPLTAALGLDISGNPVVIDLKKMPHGLIAGATGSGKSVCINTILVSLLYKADPSEVKVLLIDPKMVELAPYNKIPHLVSPVITDAKAATAALKWVVEEMERRYELFAHSGVRDIDRFNQLTADHQTGEKLPYLVVVIDELADLMMVAPNDVEESIARIAQKARACGIHLLVATQRPSVDVITGLIKANIPTRIAFSVSSQVDSRTIIDIAGAEKLLGKGDMLFLENGSGKPVRLQGNFVSDREIDRVVSHVRNQMPPTYLFEQEELVRQGSALKEEDELFYEACEFVVEQNSASTSSLQRRFRIGYNRAARLIDMMEAEGMISEAKGSKPREVLITASDLINE